The following are encoded together in the Deinococcus soli (ex Cha et al. 2016) genome:
- a CDS encoding M23 family metallopeptidase, translating to MSVRRVLMLSVPLTGVALAHYAAPLPLRAVAPAKAQFGLPFAGPPGPDTWMLGQGYGNTTGAYRQRRSTYGNLQGIHAGLDFSAPCGTPVRAIGDGVVAEVDGPHGSPPHNVVVNHAGNLSSLYGHLRVRASVRVGQRVTRGQVIGESGDSQGTCVSAPHLHLELRDRSHQRFLNPLPYIAADWNSLALAGSFGRGYEYDLERPRRWQTPDSQPAALRGGPLLNEYRQPWPPAAGGAR from the coding sequence ATGTCCGTCCGCCGAGTCCTGATGCTGAGCGTGCCGCTGACCGGCGTGGCGCTCGCCCACTACGCCGCGCCGCTCCCCCTGAGGGCCGTCGCGCCCGCGAAGGCCCAGTTCGGGCTGCCGTTCGCGGGGCCGCCGGGTCCGGACACCTGGATGCTGGGGCAGGGCTACGGGAACACGACCGGCGCGTACCGGCAGCGGCGCAGCACCTACGGGAACCTGCAGGGCATCCACGCGGGCCTGGATTTCAGCGCGCCGTGCGGGACGCCCGTGCGGGCCATCGGGGACGGTGTGGTGGCCGAGGTGGACGGCCCGCACGGCAGCCCGCCCCACAACGTGGTCGTGAATCATGCCGGGAACCTCTCCAGTCTGTACGGGCACCTGCGCGTGCGTGCCAGCGTGCGGGTGGGCCAGCGAGTCACGCGCGGGCAGGTCATCGGGGAAAGCGGGGACTCGCAGGGCACGTGCGTCAGTGCGCCGCACCTGCACCTGGAACTGCGGGACCGTTCGCACCAGCGCTTTCTGAACCCGCTGCCGTACATCGCGGCGGACTGGAACTCGCTGGCGCTGGCCGGGAGTTTCGGGCGGGGTTACGAGTACGACCTGGAACGTCCCCGGCGCTGGCAGACGCCGGACTCGCAGCCCGCCGCGCTGCGGGGCGGCCCGCTGCTCAACGAGTACCGCCAGCCCTGGCCGCCTGCTGCCGGGGGGGCGAGATGA
- a CDS encoding class I SAM-dependent rRNA methyltransferase, with protein sequence MKKSPTVTLQPQAVRRIAGRYPFGHSGDIARADDGIQPGEVVNVKGPDSGKVIARGYFNPQGGTPLRLLTWTDEDIDLKFYRARVKAALARRAGRIVNTDAMRVLHAEADGMPGVIADQFAGTLGVQLRNAGVERHRDLIVRALREETGAESAYERSDTGERRKEGLDLVTGTLWGDVPGRVEFFEDDLKLHFNPMDAQKTGFFLDQRDNRRLMRTFVQPGAGFLDVYSYTGGFSLHAAKAGAKAVAIDKDSVALGALEGAARGNALQVGVRWGDAIEQLDALVKEKRTFGAIVLDPPTLAKRRDDVPRTKRIFTDGAARALRMLDSGGYLLISTCAHYIRVDDLLDAARVAAAEANTDAEVLDVTYQPADHPHLLSVPESLYLKSILLRRA encoded by the coding sequence ATGAAGAAGTCTCCCACCGTGACCCTGCAACCCCAGGCGGTGCGCCGCATCGCGGGCCGCTACCCCTTCGGCCACAGCGGTGACATCGCCCGCGCCGACGACGGCATCCAGCCCGGCGAGGTCGTGAACGTCAAGGGCCCGGACTCCGGGAAGGTCATCGCGCGCGGGTACTTCAACCCACAGGGAGGGACCCCCCTGCGCCTCCTGACCTGGACGGACGAGGACATCGACCTGAAGTTCTACCGCGCCCGCGTGAAGGCCGCCCTGGCCCGCCGCGCCGGACGAATCGTGAACACCGACGCCATGCGCGTCCTGCACGCCGAGGCCGACGGGATGCCCGGCGTGATCGCCGACCAGTTCGCGGGGACGCTGGGCGTCCAGCTGCGCAACGCGGGTGTCGAGCGACACCGCGACCTGATCGTCAGGGCCCTGCGCGAGGAAACCGGCGCCGAGAGCGCCTACGAGCGCAGCGATACCGGCGAGCGCCGCAAGGAGGGCCTGGACCTCGTGACCGGCACCCTCTGGGGTGACGTGCCGGGGCGCGTGGAGTTCTTCGAGGACGACCTGAAGCTGCACTTCAACCCGATGGACGCGCAGAAGACCGGGTTCTTCCTCGACCAGCGTGACAACCGCCGCCTGATGCGCACGTTCGTGCAGCCCGGCGCGGGCTTCCTGGACGTGTACTCGTACACCGGTGGCTTCAGCCTGCACGCCGCGAAAGCGGGCGCGAAGGCCGTCGCCATCGACAAGGACAGCGTCGCGCTGGGCGCGCTGGAGGGCGCGGCGCGCGGCAACGCCCTTCAGGTCGGCGTGCGCTGGGGCGACGCCATCGAACAGCTCGACGCCCTCGTCAAGGAAAAACGGACCTTCGGCGCGATCGTCCTCGACCCGCCCACCCTCGCCAAGCGGCGCGACGACGTGCCCCGCACCAAACGCATCTTCACCGACGGCGCCGCCCGCGCCCTGCGGATGCTCGACAGCGGGGGGTACCTGCTGATCAGCACCTGCGCGCACTACATCCGCGTGGACGACCTGCTCGACGCCGCCCGCGTGGCCGCCGCCGAGGCCAACACCGACGCGGAAGTGCTGGACGTCACCTACCAGCCCGCCGATCACCCGCACCTCCTGAGCGTCCCCGAGAGCCTGTACCTCAAGAGCATCCTGCTGCGCAGAGCCTGA
- a CDS encoding GNAT family N-acetyltransferase, with protein sequence MTTTDAPTAALILRPATEFTVLTLSTLMAGAFEGYVVTIPDDPAAFAARVRAEQIDLHASLIACVDGEPVGLGLIARRGEDARLAGMGVRKAWRGQGVARALLDRLLADARARGEARMHLEVIEGNDPAIRLYETAGFVRRGRLAGYERPAAQAPEAQLSALGEVPLSVAARTLAQHADDDLPWQLHPATLTALTPPNRALTLNDATAWVLEQPGVLVLRAMLVPPAARRQGQGRALLEALTRAFPDHRMIVPATVQERQADGFLTTCGFTQTTLAQLEMTCPLN encoded by the coding sequence ATGACCACCACCGATGCGCCCACCGCTGCCCTGATCCTGCGCCCGGCCACGGAGTTCACCGTGCTGACCCTGTCCACCCTGATGGCCGGCGCGTTCGAGGGGTACGTCGTGACCATCCCCGACGATCCGGCCGCGTTCGCTGCGCGCGTGCGGGCCGAGCAGATCGACCTGCACGCCTCGCTGATTGCCTGTGTGGACGGAGAGCCGGTCGGGCTGGGCCTGATCGCCCGGCGGGGCGAGGACGCCCGACTGGCGGGGATGGGGGTCCGGAAGGCGTGGCGGGGCCAGGGGGTGGCCCGCGCGCTGCTGGACCGCCTGCTGGCCGACGCCCGCGCGCGCGGCGAGGCCCGCATGCACCTGGAAGTCATCGAGGGCAACGACCCCGCCATCCGCCTGTACGAGACTGCCGGATTCGTCCGTCGGGGCCGACTGGCCGGGTATGAGCGCCCGGCAGCACAGGCGCCGGAAGCGCAGCTCTCCGCCCTCGGGGAGGTGCCGCTGTCGGTGGCCGCGCGGACCCTGGCGCAGCACGCCGACGACGACCTGCCCTGGCAGCTGCACCCCGCCACCCTGACCGCCCTGACCCCACCCAACCGCGCCCTGACGTTGAACGACGCGACCGCCTGGGTCCTCGAGCAGCCCGGGGTGCTGGTGCTGCGCGCGATGCTCGTCCCGCCCGCCGCGCGGCGTCAGGGCCAGGGGCGCGCCCTGCTGGAAGCCCTGACCCGGGCCTTCCCGGACCACCGGATGATCGTCCCGGCCACCGTGCAGGAGCGTCAGGCGGACGGCTTCCTGACCACCTGCGGCTTCACGCAGACGACCCTGGCGCAGCTGGAGATGACCTGCCCCCTGAACTGA